A genomic window from Acidobacteriota bacterium includes:
- a CDS encoding NAD(P)H-dependent oxidoreductase, producing MGPASHVARRSRRIRPRPAAPGHVRAAVRFTVGSLLIATALCGLPDPSGAQESPADARPLFAGRNVLVVYLSRTNNTKAVAELIHQRVGGTIAAVEPATPYPSDYEATVQQVTRENDTGHLPPLKASVERIEQYDVVFLGFPTWGMQLPPPMKSFLRTHDLRGKTVVPFNTHAGYGVGRSLQTVRDLCAGCTVLEAFSTRGGVERDGRYLVIQGARATDVREELARWLQTIDATSVATARSRRRRPRTSH from the coding sequence ATGGGCCCGGCCTCGCACGTCGCTCGACGGAGCCGGCGGATCCGGCCCCGGCCGGCGGCGCCAGGACACGTGAGAGCCGCCGTGCGATTCACTGTCGGATCGTTGCTCATCGCGACGGCGCTGTGTGGGCTCCCCGACCCCTCGGGCGCGCAGGAGTCACCCGCCGATGCCCGCCCGCTCTTCGCCGGCCGGAACGTGCTGGTCGTGTATCTGTCCAGGACCAACAACACGAAGGCGGTGGCCGAACTCATCCACCAACGCGTCGGCGGCACGATCGCGGCGGTGGAGCCGGCAACGCCGTATCCGAGCGACTACGAGGCCACGGTGCAACAGGTGACGCGTGAGAACGACACCGGCCATCTGCCACCCCTGAAGGCGAGCGTCGAGCGCATCGAGCAGTACGACGTGGTGTTTCTCGGGTTCCCGACATGGGGGATGCAGTTGCCGCCACCGATGAAGAGTTTTCTCCGCACGCACGATCTGCGGGGGAAGACGGTCGTCCCGTTCAACACGCACGCGGGATACGGCGTCGGACGCAGCCTGCAGACGGTCCGCGACCTCTGTGCCGGCTGCACGGTCCTGGAAGCCTTCAGCACCCGCGGCGGAGTGGAACGAGACGGTCGGTATCTGGTGATCCAGGGAGCACGCGCGACGGACGTACGGGAAGAGCTCGCACGCTGGTTGCAGACGATCGACGCGACGTCTGTTGCGACGGCACGTTCGCGGCGTCGCCGACCTCGCACGAGCCACTGA